A window from Citrobacter amalonaticus encodes these proteins:
- the sgrT gene encoding glucose uptake inhibitor SgrT, translated as MRQFYQKYFAATEGLSWLACLSAPQRLKMLEELMQWEVTA; from the coding sequence ATGCGCCAGTTTTATCAGAAGTACTTTGCCGCGACAGAAGGGTTGTCCTGGTTGGCTTGCCTGAGCGCGCCGCAGCGCTTAAAGATGCTGGAAGAACTGATGCAGTGGGAGGTGACAGCCTGA